The proteins below come from a single Drosophila kikkawai strain 14028-0561.14 chromosome 3R, DkikHiC1v2, whole genome shotgun sequence genomic window:
- the beat-Vb gene encoding uncharacterized protein beat-Vb isoform X2 translates to MSLPQNNPLISSFHSMYHFDDFVQVNCSTDFSSLFTRITWYINGIKVSLVDLLPSIETTIAAHEYNMRRIVSQLNFYANDPRFHQLQLQKINQQKRSFFPNRLGLELRCVAEVDRYPHLQREATMFAQVFRDDIDLKNQKLTNSRSVGSQRAQVQHLPTTMALTMAAAMTAVRLFTPLTFQYGARKSARCKMAAAA, encoded by the exons ATGT CTCTTCCCCAGAACAATCCACTTATCAGCAGCTTCCACTCGATGTATCACTTCGATGACTTTGTGCAAGTTAACTGCAGCACCGACTTCTCCAGTCTGTTTACCAGAATCACCTGGTACATCAATGGGATAAAG GTTTCCTTGGTTGACCTGCTGCCTAGCATTGAGACCACGATTGCCGCCCACGAATATAACATGCGTCGCATTGTCTCCCAGCTGAACTTTTATGCCAACGATCCGCGCTTCCATCAATTGCAGCTTCAGAAAATAAATCAGCAAAAGAGATCCTTCTTCCCAAACAGGCTAGGCCTGGAGCTGCGCTGCGTGGCGGAAGTAGATCGATATCCGCATCTGCAGCGCGAGGCAACCATGTTTGCCCAGGTTTTCCGGGATGACATCGACCTGAAGAACCAGAAGCTGACCAACTCACGATCAG TTGGCAGCCAAAGGGCACAAGTGCAGCATCTGCCCACGACGATGGCGTTGACGATGGCTGCCGCGATGACCGCAGTGCGACTCTTCACACCGCTGACATTCCAATATGGCGCACGGAAGTCGGCGCGCTGCAAAATGGCGGCCGCAGCATAA